The stretch of DNA GATAGTCGAGCTGCTTGGTGAGCTCGCGACCATCCGTGGTGCAGATCGTGACCACCACCCGCTGCAGCGCGGGGAAGACCTTCTCGATCTCGGGATCGGCGACCACCTTCACCTTCTTGAGTTGCGCGCGGATGCCCGCGTCCATGATCTTCTCCGGAGTGAACTGCAGGGGCGTGACCTGGCGGTCCACCAGCGCCGCCGCGATCACGTAGGGCAGGGAATGGTCGGCGGTCTCCTT from Terriglobales bacterium encodes:
- a CDS encoding MmgE/PrpD family protein: KETADHSLPYVIAAALVDRQVTPLQFTPEKIMDAGIRAQLKKVKVVADPEIEKVFPALQRVVVTICTTDGRELTKQLDYPKGDPRNPLSDKEVEEKFAALAAGVLTPARQRQVIEAVWKLEKQGSVSDLMHMLTAEA